A genomic window from Chengkuizengella sediminis includes:
- a CDS encoding YuzB family protein: protein MRPIIEFCTNNMHLGTDKIMKELEKNPEYDVIEYGCLGYCGVCSMEPYALVNGDLITAQSPDQLKEKIEKEIEEYLKTFDLDV from the coding sequence ATGAGACCTATTATAGAATTTTGCACTAATAATATGCATTTAGGAACTGATAAAATCATGAAAGAACTAGAAAAAAATCCCGAATACGATGTAATCGAATACGGATGTCTAGGTTACTGCGGGGTCTGTTCCATGGAACCGTATGCTCTCGTAAACGGAGATTTAATTACTGCGCAATCACCAGATCAATTAAAAGAAAAGATTGAAAAAGAAATTGAAGAATACTTAAAAACGTTTGATCTGGATGTTTAA
- a CDS encoding DMT family transporter gives MSNKTNLLPHIGFAFVYLLWGINITSMKIGGQEWEPLIFNGIRFFSIVPLVWVIAYLSLRKKNINLSIKINDLLLLFGLGVLNAVGMEAMLSYALQYSTSANGAVLGRGFMPVVTAIFALMLKEIRLSKRLIIGLPTAFLGVILMMLGNNLHFGMDTLKGDVLLLSRAFMGAAYLIGMNHLLKKYPITFIVSIEMTVGAISLLPFVVWNVDISYLQSVTTIGWISLLYTSIVATVIAFYLHHYSLGKLGAFKSSVYGFLLPITAAFAGFIILQERLSFIQILGAIAVLSSMYLIQKERFSQKIE, from the coding sequence TTGAGTAATAAAACAAATTTGTTACCACATATAGGATTTGCATTTGTATATTTATTATGGGGAATTAACATAACCTCTATGAAAATAGGGGGTCAAGAATGGGAGCCGCTTATATTTAACGGGATCAGATTCTTTAGTATTGTCCCCCTTGTATGGGTAATTGCTTATCTTTCACTTAGAAAAAAAAACATAAACTTATCCATTAAAATAAATGATTTATTGTTATTATTTGGACTTGGTGTGTTAAATGCTGTTGGAATGGAGGCGATGCTTTCTTATGCATTACAGTACTCCACTTCAGCAAATGGAGCTGTTTTAGGTAGAGGATTTATGCCGGTTGTTACGGCAATCTTTGCTTTGATGTTAAAAGAAATTAGGCTGTCTAAGCGGTTAATCATAGGACTCCCTACAGCTTTTTTAGGTGTTATTTTGATGATGTTAGGAAACAATTTACACTTTGGAATGGATACGCTTAAAGGTGATGTATTACTGTTATCAAGAGCTTTTATGGGAGCTGCTTATTTAATCGGTATGAATCATCTTTTGAAAAAATATCCAATTACATTTATCGTTTCTATTGAAATGACTGTAGGGGCAATAAGTTTACTTCCTTTTGTGGTTTGGAACGTAGATATTTCCTATTTGCAATCAGTTACAACCATAGGATGGATTAGTTTGTTGTACACATCTATTGTTGCAACGGTAATCGCTTTTTATTTACATCATTACAGTTTAGGTAAGCTGGGTGCTTTTAAATCCTCAGTATATGGTTTTTTACTTCCAATTACAGCTGCCTTCGCAGGATTTATTATTTTACAAGAACGTTTAAGTTTTATACAAATCTTAGGTGCAATTGCCGTGTTATCTTCGATGTACCTTATTCAAAAAGAACGGTTTAGTCAGAAGATAGAATAG
- a CDS encoding NAD(P)/FAD-dependent oxidoreductase codes for MKNIVILGGGYGGLSTVIELLNDQFPDDAHITLVDRMPYQGLKTEYYALASGTISDMAIRVQYPIDSRLTVKYGEIIDVNIESQLVHLQNDDPISYDQLVIALGCTDRYHGIPGADIYTNSIQSLSATRRTYQEVNDIKPNGQVTIVGGGLSGVEIAAELRESRPDLNVRILDRGDSILSSFPKKLQSYVRAWFEEHDIEMRGNICVTEVEPNIIHNQSEKINTDITVWTAGIQPVELVQNLDFEKDSQGRVILNEYHQVPSKPNVYVVGDCASLPFSPSAQAAEAQGKQVAEVIQAIWREETPKLGKIKLKGVLGSLGKKEGFGVMGKKTVMIGRVPRVLKSGVLWMSKNHFG; via the coding sequence ATGAAAAATATTGTAATATTAGGCGGTGGATACGGGGGATTATCAACTGTTATTGAATTATTAAATGATCAATTTCCAGATGACGCACATATCACCTTAGTAGATCGTATGCCTTATCAAGGTTTAAAAACGGAATATTATGCATTAGCATCAGGTACAATCTCTGATATGGCTATCAGAGTTCAATACCCAATTGATTCAAGACTAACGGTCAAATATGGGGAAATTATAGACGTAAATATCGAAAGTCAACTTGTCCACTTACAAAATGATGATCCTATATCTTATGATCAATTAGTTATTGCTCTTGGTTGTACAGATCGTTATCATGGGATTCCAGGCGCAGATATTTATACTAATAGCATTCAATCTTTATCCGCAACTCGTAGAACTTATCAAGAAGTAAATGATATTAAACCAAATGGACAGGTAACAATTGTTGGTGGAGGTTTAAGTGGTGTTGAAATTGCTGCTGAACTTAGAGAAAGTAGACCAGATCTAAATGTTCGAATATTAGATCGAGGTGACAGCATCCTTTCATCATTTCCAAAAAAACTTCAATCCTATGTACGTGCTTGGTTCGAAGAACATGATATTGAAATGCGCGGAAACATCTGTGTAACTGAAGTAGAACCAAATATAATACATAACCAAAGTGAAAAAATAAATACAGATATCACGGTATGGACTGCAGGTATTCAACCTGTTGAATTAGTTCAAAACCTTGATTTTGAGAAAGATAGCCAAGGTAGAGTCATATTAAACGAATATCATCAAGTGCCTTCAAAACCTAATGTTTATGTTGTAGGTGATTGTGCTAGCTTGCCTTTTTCACCTAGTGCTCAAGCCGCAGAGGCTCAAGGAAAACAAGTAGCAGAAGTCATTCAAGCCATATGGAGAGAAGAAACTCCAAAGCTTGGTAAAATTAAGCTTAAAGGAGTTTTAGGATCTTTAGGTAAAAAAGAAGGATTCGGAGTTATGGGTAAAAAAACAGTGATGATCGGAAGAGTACCAAGAGTATTAAAAAGTGGTGTACTATGGATGTCAAAAAATCACTTTGGATAA
- a CDS encoding Cthe_2314 family HEPN domain-containing protein, whose product MFDHSFKLPNRKKEGDFFHINQAIEKFSDLIIQIDRKEDLPDRYIRIKLLAEAFIISLNELEQSVFSSEKYSKKIHTTYEEDMDAEELKDYYLHVYYYKNSFIRIFSILDKLGYFLNDLFELKTEQVKPRFSYYTALRQMYSLKKHPTLQKLLYHIKLEYKEPMKTLRKRRNLEIHYINVEMLDDLAKTDDVSKEKVTVENLANNVYILQQGYKMVCLSLIEVFDYANQLLQKKL is encoded by the coding sequence ATGTTTGACCATTCGTTTAAATTACCGAATAGAAAGAAAGAAGGGGATTTCTTTCATATCAATCAAGCGATTGAAAAATTTAGCGATTTAATTATCCAAATTGATCGAAAAGAAGACTTACCAGATAGATATATTCGAATTAAGCTGTTAGCTGAAGCGTTTATTATTTCTTTAAATGAATTGGAGCAGAGTGTGTTTTCCAGTGAAAAATATAGTAAAAAGATTCACACTACATATGAAGAAGATATGGACGCAGAGGAATTAAAGGATTATTATTTGCATGTTTATTATTATAAAAATTCGTTCATTCGAATTTTTTCTATATTAGATAAACTGGGGTATTTTTTGAATGATCTATTTGAATTGAAAACAGAACAAGTTAAACCAAGGTTTTCATATTACACTGCTTTAAGGCAGATGTATAGTTTGAAAAAACATCCTACTTTACAAAAGTTACTATATCATATTAAATTAGAATATAAAGAACCGATGAAAACGCTTAGAAAAAGAAGAAACTTAGAAATTCATTACATTAATGTTGAAATGTTAGATGATTTGGCCAAAACGGATGACGTATCAAAAGAAAAAGTAACAGTAGAAAACTTAGCAAACAATGTTTATATTTTGCAGCAAGGTTATAAAATGGTCTGTTTATCTTTAATTGAAGTATTTGATTATGCAAATCAATTGTTACAAAAAAAATTGTAA
- a CDS encoding SDR family oxidoreductase yields MLKDKVALVTGSAKGLGKKTALAFAELGCNVIINYVNSKNEAEHLVETIEKIGVKSAAIQADVTQFNQLQSMINQIEEQFGGVDILVNNAGPFIRERKLFSDYSFEEMNYLVQGNFLSVMQLDHLVLPHMRRKKWGRIIHFGFGHAAESRGWPHRAVYAAAKVGLVSFTKTLSVEEAEYGITVNMVCPGDIRGQNKEIEIKDVVTIYDEESPRGRPGTGEDVSRVITFLCQPQSDFVTGNIIDISGGLDPIRTFPMMK; encoded by the coding sequence ATGTTAAAAGATAAAGTTGCTCTAGTCACTGGAAGTGCAAAGGGGTTAGGCAAAAAAACAGCTTTGGCTTTTGCTGAACTAGGTTGTAATGTCATCATTAATTATGTAAATAGTAAAAATGAAGCGGAACATTTAGTTGAAACGATTGAAAAAATAGGTGTAAAATCTGCTGCGATACAGGCTGATGTGACTCAATTTAATCAATTACAATCCATGATAAACCAAATTGAAGAGCAATTTGGTGGAGTTGATATATTAGTAAATAACGCAGGTCCATTTATTCGTGAAAGAAAGTTGTTTTCTGACTACTCTTTTGAAGAAATGAATTATTTAGTTCAAGGGAATTTTTTAAGTGTTATGCAGTTGGATCATTTAGTGCTTCCTCATATGCGCAGGAAAAAATGGGGGAGGATTATACACTTTGGCTTTGGACACGCAGCAGAATCAAGAGGTTGGCCTCATAGAGCCGTATATGCTGCTGCAAAAGTAGGATTAGTATCTTTCACAAAAACATTGTCAGTAGAAGAAGCAGAATATGGAATTACAGTGAATATGGTTTGTCCAGGTGATATTCGTGGTCAAAATAAAGAGATAGAAATTAAAGATGTTGTGACTATTTATGATGAGGAATCACCAAGAGGAAGACCAGGGACTGGAGAAGATGTTTCACGAGTCATTACGTTTTTATGTCAACCACAATCTGATTTTGTAACTGGGAACATCATAGATATTTCAGGTGGACTTGATCCAATTCGAACTTTTCCAATGATGAAATGA
- a CDS encoding NifU family protein produces MNVEDKQKQYDEVLEVLDKLRPFLQRDGGDCELVDVEDGIVKLKLVGACGSCPSSTITLKAGIERALTEEVEGITEVEQVF; encoded by the coding sequence ATGAATGTAGAAGATAAACAAAAGCAGTACGATGAGGTACTTGAAGTATTAGATAAACTCCGCCCATTTCTTCAGCGTGATGGAGGAGATTGTGAACTTGTAGATGTAGAAGATGGTATTGTTAAACTTAAATTAGTGGGTGCTTGCGGCAGTTGTCCAAGTTCTACAATAACGCTTAAAGCAGGGATTGAAAGAGCTCTTACTGAAGAAGTTGAAGGAATCACTGAAGTAGAGCAAGTATTCTAA